Proteins from a single region of Syngnathus typhle isolate RoL2023-S1 ecotype Sweden linkage group LG10, RoL_Styp_1.0, whole genome shotgun sequence:
- the LOC133160560 gene encoding uncharacterized protein LOC133160560 isoform X8: MTTEASAVSEADTEGKQKASAAEPEPENKQSPEAAASEPEGEQSSKKGQAAEPAADAASSPEEEQLKPRTRTSAGKGLSRLFSSFLKRRSQCSEGEGFEAEKASEEKQDKEEQAGKAEEEKEEEKVKAEEKNAVLEEEPDSKEVKRSEEKPQKEEKKTEPEKLEKKGSKKKKKESKKKTEERDAEKVKTAEEEKKEEEQDEKKEEERIEEPKEEAKVEDAVEIEEEKLETKEVKRTEDKCTETEPEKEEEKVDKKGAKKKEKEEKVKKREEEKVKKKAEEEEKARKREEEKEKKREEEKAKEAEKAKKKEEERAKKKEEEEKAKEEKKKKEEEKLKEAKRKEEEKLKEAKKKEEEKLKEAKRKEEEKLKEAKKKEEEKLKETKKKEEKSKDAQKKEDETSTEARTKEEETPKKKDEEKLKEGQKKEEEKSKEPKKKEEKAKKKADDKKEEDKGKKKVKKGKKEEEKAQKVKAPIAAPEPELKTEPETEQAPDQHSISSAEMQPAQEEPKEEATIKEEPEKEEDAEVDEKEAKADEEPKEEKPAKEKKTEKKGDDAKGSKRQKTIQCKVTLLDDTQYECELDKHAKGQELIVKVCENLNLLEKDYFGLAHWETPTCKTWLEPAKEIRKQVPGAVYNFTFNIKFYPPDPAQLTEDLTRYYLCLQLRKDIMSGVLPCSFVTLSLLGSYTAQSELGEYDPELHGADYVKDLSLAPGQSKELEEKVMELHRTYRSMSPAQADMLFLENAKKLSMYGVDLHQAKDLDGVDITLGVCSGGLMVYKDKLRINRFPWPKVLKISYKRSSFFIKIRPSEQEQYESTIGFKLPNYKASKKLWKVCVEHHTFFRATTTEPSSSRRFPVLGSKFRYSGRTQAQTRQASSMIDRPAPRFTRSASKRLSRNLDGDKSLWSITASTRCEVDDWSSMLVSENPYPSLEFLAKGESEGTFSHSWNIQAGSRPWWDLCSDAELRTRKEDEWSTLVDRDPPFSFSPSFDFVERPAKLSLASMSSIDRLSQPAQERHHDWFLYFDPIPNRSLYKHVDKPQPQLLDEETMSEEEELTEEEVIERLEEMMIMVEKLEEMEDIERRLKKVKDLEERLQEVEIMSDKIQEVIEEELGEQEVALLKDEELQKESKAITRTVLKNSVMTVMNLNEGDVKDELEEQIKEVFLKGLLDDDDDAKNSIDGHVFEYSLREKVRQIGEEWKDLMEDKASSQVAYQTEVRTKTVSFEDQTSQRLDSVEHTLLKIISEKTGETGVTIEILVERAEEEDTEDKNGSSRDKEKDIWSVLFDRPPYTPVIKPSVTSVKDVTLEEGEFFTSKLVITADKKVLREEQPLEDIPSPRTILEREDDWFVLLDAVRRFVKAVTLKEPDQTEAEGLLSMVEKDDEIREVQIEEAEISEEAPTYRREIQQQSVKERDDDRFVLLDVVSKESTFVAPVAVDVSTKEDVTVDMRYEPVDVVVIEEPKINEDLSVNEVTKMSRGGREIDDDWFLLLDVVSKEPQFVPPVTWIHTYSEKRISAVIEKRMEVVVEETSRKMYPEVKIFPSVIKRDDDWFLLLDVIPKKTTFIPPVALPMKAKISPDVGPVIEIKDIEMKPVPVSLDQMSPSQIQPEKDDDWFAVFDAVREPAVVFLPDTSVEITPATRKPFEAEVLTTVTRTWDTVIIGENSRFDETPSSETRPLVPTSTQKEDDWFQLFPKQTILEKTVPVPSVAMVKNVEVVTVAKEIKQNARVEETRPLVKLVERKPQPRELDDDWFVFLNAVKVPAAEPIRKYPTVAPSEAFTVKENKSLPRFTVVEQKWMKEQPLQTGRKMDDDWFTLLDVAPKKTVPERLRYVAAVPRKRTSESKTRISIVERPQFEKQIRQERRPLKYTHVHDDWFVLLDVSRRKPVPTTQRSTRPVSAPVFSQAALAEAGIPMAPFDQLQTSTPIRTAIKEERNLEVTLEVVEPSKIEDKSAVWTDQRNDSSLTLSINGDIQSEVTSGELVQLRKRRDKKIEGGSIYMRHSLLMLEEFDKPQEDLLRHHASISELKRNFMESLPESRPSEWEKRLSTHSPLRTLGVNGQPGADGFVTRLPRGPLLNFYSKRS, encoded by the exons ATGACAACAGAAGCCAGTGCCGTGAGCGAGGCGGACACTGAAGGCAAGCAGAAGGCTAGCGCCGCTGAACCCGAACCTGAGAACAAGCAGAGTCCAGAGGCAGCGGCATCGGAGCCGGAGGGCGAGCAGTCCAGCAAGAAGGGGCAGGCCGCTGAGCCCGCCGCCGATGCGGCTTCCTCCCCCGAAGAGGAGCAGCTGAAACCTCGCACCAGAACTTCTGCCGGCAAAGGCCTCTCTcgtctcttttcctctttccttAAGCGCCGCTCGCAGTGCTCGGAAGGAGAAGGCTTTGAGGCAGAGAAAGCCAGCGAGGAAAAGCAAGACAAAGAAGAACAGGCTGGGAAAGCggaggaagagaaagaagaagaaaaagtgaaAGCTGAGGAGAAGAATGCTGTCCTAGAGGAGGAACCCGATTCGAAAGAGGTCAAACGGAGCGAAGAGAAACCGCAAAAGGAGGAAAAGAAGACTGAGCCGGAGAAACTTGAGAAGAAAGgtagcaagaagaaaaagaaagaaagcaagaagaaaactgagGAGAGGGATGCTGAGAAAGTGAAAACCgcagaggaggagaaaaaggaaGAGGAGCAAGACgagaagaaagaggaggagaggaTAGAGGAGCCCAAAGAAGAGGCAAAGGTAGAGGACGCTGTGgaaatagaagaagaaaaattggAAACAAAAGAAGTTAAGAGGACCGAAGATAAATGCACTGAAACGGAGCCcgaaaaggaggaggaaaaggTTGATAAAAAGGGAGCcaagaaaaaggagaaggaggagaaggtgaagaaaagggaagaagaaaaagtgaagaaaaaagcagaggaggaagaaaaggcaaggaagagggaggaggagaaggagaagaagagagaggaggagaaggCAAAGGAGGCAGAAAAAgccaagaagaaggaggaggaaagggccaaaaagaaggaggaggaggaaaaagcaaaggaggagaaaaaaaagaaagaggaggaaaaaTTGAAGGAGGCTAAAAGGAAAGAGGAGGAAAAATTGAAAGAGGCCAAAaagaaagaggaggaaaaaCTCAAGGAGGCCAAAAGGAAGGAGGAAGAGAAATTGAAAGAGGCCaaaaagaaggaggaggaaaaattgaaggagacaaaaaagaaagaagaaaaatcaaaggACGCCCAAAAGAAAGAAGACGAGACATCGACGGAGGCCAGAACAAAAGAAGAGGAAACACCGaagaagaaagacgaggagaaaTTAAAAGAGGGCCAAaagaaagaagaggaaaaaTCGAAAGAGcccaaaaagaaagaagagaaggCAAAGAAAAAGGCAGATGATAAAAAGGAAGAAGACAAAGGGAAGAAAAAggtgaaaaagggaaaaaaagaagaagaaaaggctcAAAAAGTCAAAGCACCAATTGCTGCCCCAGAACCGGAACTGAAAACTGAGCCAGAAACTGAACAAGCTCCCGATCAGCACTCAATCAGCAGCGCAGAGATGCAG CCAGCTCAGGAGGAACCCAAGGAAGAAGCCACAATCAAGGAGGAGCCCGAGAAAGAAGAAGATGCAGAAGTGGACGAGAAAGAAGCAAAGGCAGATGAAGAGCCCAAGGAGGAAAAGCctgcaaaagaaaagaagacgGAGAAGAAGGGTGACGATGCCAAAGGCTCCAAACGACAGAAAACCATTCAGTGCAAAGTCACGTTGTTGGATGACACTCAGTACGAGTGTGAGCTCGAT AAACACGCTAAAGGACAGGAGCTCATCGTTAAAGTGTGCGAGAACCTCAATCTGCTGGAGAAGGATTACTTCGGCCTTGCTCACTGGGAAACACCAACCTGCAAG ACATGGCTGGAACCCGCCAAGGAAATCCGCAAACAGGTGCCAGGTGCTGTCTACAACTTTACTTTCAACATAAAGTTCTATCCACCTGACCCGGCACAACTTACCGAAGACCTCACAAG GTACTATTTGTGTCTTCAGCTGAGGAAGGACATCATGAGTGGGGTTCTTCCATGCTCCTTTGTCACCCTGTCCTTGCTGGGATCTTACACAGCACAGTCAGAACTGGGTGAATATGACCCGGAACTCCACGGAGCTGACTATGTTAAAGATCTTAGTCTGGCTCCTGGACAGAGCAAAGAGTTGGAGGAAAAGGTGATGGAGTTGCATCGTACATATAG GTCAATGAGTCCAGCCCAAGCTGATATGCTGTTCCTGGAAAATGCCAAGAAACTTTCAATGTATGGTGTGGACCTTCATCAAGCCAAG GATCTCGATGGTGTCGACATTACACTTGGAGTTTGCTCCGGTGGTCTGATGGTTTATAAGGACAAGCTGAGAATCAACCGTTTCCCTTGGCCAAAAGTTCTCAAGATCTCTTACAAACGCAGCAGCTTCTTTATTAAAATCCGGCCGTCTGAG CAAGAACAGTACGAAAGCACAATCGGCTTCAAGTTACCAAACTACAAAGCTTCGAAGAAGTTATGGAAAGTTTGCGTTGAACATCACACCTTCTTCAG ggcaaCAACAACCGAGCCTTCCTCGTCGCGTCGTTTCCCCGTCCTGGGGTCCAAGTTCAGGTACAGCGGACGCACCCAGGCCCAAACCCGGCAAGCCAGCTCCATGATCGACCGCCCCGCCCCTCGCTTCACACGCTCTGCCAGCAAACGCCTCTCCCGCAATTTAGATGGAG ACAAAAGTCTCTGGAGCATCACGGCATCGACCAGGTGTGAGGTTGATGACTGGTCGTCGATGCTCGTTTCTGAAAACCCCTACCCTTCCCTAGAATTTCTAG CTAAAGGTGAGTCTGAAGGGACGTTTAGTCACTCCTGGAATATTCAGGCGGGCAGTCGGCCGTGGTGGGATCTCTGTTCCGATGCAGAGCTCCGGACGAGAAAAGAAGATGAATGGTCTACCTTGGTGGACCGAGATCCTCCTTTCTCATTTTCTCCATCTTTCGATTTTGTAGAAAGGCCAG CTAAGCTCAGCTTGGCATCAATGAGTTCTATTGACAGGCTGTCGCAACCAGCACAGGAACGACATCATGATTGGTTCCTCTACTTTGATCCAATCCCCAACCGTTCCTTGTATAAGCATGTCGATAAACCTCAGC CCCAGCTCCTGGATGAGGAGACTATGAGTGAGGAAGAAGAGCTGACAGAGGAGGAAGTCATTGAGAGGCTAGAGGAGATGATGATTATGGTGGAGAAGCTAGAAGAGATGGAAGACATAGAGAGGAGGCTGAAAAAAGTTAAAGATTTAGAAGAGCGACTCCAAGAAGTAGAAATCATGTCTGATAAGATCCAAGAAGTGATAGAAGAAGAATTAGGCGAACAAGAAGTCGCCTTACTAAAGGATGAGGAACTACAGAAAGAAAGTAAAGCCATAACACGGACTGTGTTGAAAAATTCCGTGATGACCGTGATGAACCTGAATGAGGGCGACGTGAAGGATGAATTAGAGGAGCAAATCAAAGAGGTGTTTTTAAAAGGCCTTTTGGACGATGACGACGATGCTAAAAATAGCATAGATGGGCATGTGTTTGAATATAGTCTGAGAGAGAAGGTACGTCAGATAGGAGAGGAGTGGAAAGATCTGATGGAGGACAAGGCTTCTTCTCAGGTAGCTTATCAGACAGAGGTCAGGACAAAGACAGTTTCTTTTGAGGATCAGACATCGCAGAGGCTTGATTCGGTGGAACATACACTTCTGAAGATCATTTCAGAAAAGACTGGTGAGACTGGAGTGACGATAGAAATACTGGTGGAAAGAGCTGAGGAGGAAGATACTGAGGACAAAAATGGATCTTCACGAGACAAAGAGAAAGATATTTGGTCCGTGCTTTTTGACCGTCCACCGTACACGCCCGTTATCAAACCGTCAG TTACATCGGTGAAAGACGTTACGTTGGAGGAGGGTGAGTTTTTCACTTCCAAATTAGTGATTACAGCAGATAAAAAGGTCTTACGAGAAGAACAGCCTCTAGAGGACATTCCATCACCACGGACTATTCTAGAAAGAGAAGATGACTGGTTTGTGTTGCTGGATGCCGTCCGCAGATTTGTAAAAGCAG TTACCTTGAAGGAACCAGACCAGACGGAAGCAGAAGGTTTGCTCTCTATGGTTGAAAAGGATGACGAGATTAGGGAGGTGCAAATTGAAGAGGCAGAGATAAGCGAAGAAGCGCCGACGTATCGTCGAGAAATCCAACAACAGTCGGTGAAGGAACGGGACGATGACCGGTTTGTGTTGCTGGATGTTGTTTCCAAAGAAAGCACTTTTGTAGCACCAG TTGCTGTTGATGTTTCGACTAAAGAAGACGTGACAGTTGATATGAGGTACGAACCCGTTGATGTTGTGGTCATCGAAGAGCCAAAAATAAACGAGGATTTAAGCGTGAATGAAGTCACAAAGATGTCACGAGGTGGAAGAGAAATAGATGACGATTGGTTTTTACTGCTGGACGTTGTCAGCAAAGAACCGCAATTTGTACCGCCAG tgACGTGGATTCACACTTACTCTGAAAAAAGAATTTCTGCTGTGATTGAAAAAAGAATGGAGGTTGTAGTCGAAGAGACTTCTAGGAAAATGTATCCCGAGGTGAAAATATTCCCCTCAGTCATCAAAAGAGATGACGACTGGTTTTTACTGCTGGATGTTATTCCGAAAAAAACGACTTTTATACCTCCAG TTGCCCTACCAATGAAGGCTAAAATCTCTCCAGATGTCGGACCAGTGATTGAAATAAAAGACATAGAAATGAAACCGGTTCCGGTTTCTTTGGACCAGATGAGCCCATCTCAAATCCAACCAGAGAAAGACGATGACTGGTTTGCGGTATTTGATGCCGTTCGGGAACCAGCCGTTGTATTTCTACCAG ACACCTCTGTTGAAATTACTCCAGCTACAAGGAAGCCCTTTGAGGCTGAGGTGTTAACCACTGTGACTAGAACATGGGACACGGTGATAATTGGTGAGAACAGCAGGTTTGATGAGACACCAAGTTCAGAAACGAGACCGCTTGTACCAACATCAACTCAAAAAGAAGATGATTGGTTTCAACTGTTCCCAAAACAAACCATCCTAGAAAAGACAGTTCCTGTACCATCAG TTGCCATGGTTAAGAATGTCGAAGTTGTGACCGTGgctaaagaaataaaacaaaacgccAGAGTAGAAGAAACGAGGCCGCTGGTGAAGTTAGTTGAAAGGAAACCTCAACCGCGAGAGTTGGATGATGACtggtttgtgtttttaaatgcgGTAAAAGTACCAG CGGCCGAGCCTATCCGAAAGTATCCTACCGTAGCTCCATCTGAAGCTTTTACAGTTAAAGAAAATAAGTCGCTACCGAGATTTACTGTGGTGGAACAGAAGTGGATGAAAGAGCAGCCACTTCAAACAGGGAGAAAGATGGATGATGATTGGTTTACTCTTCTAGACGTGGCTCCTAAAAAAACAG TCCCCGAACGGCTCAGATACGTGGCAGCAGTTCCACGGAAGAGAACTTCAGAGAGCAAAACAAGGATTTCTATTGTTGAGCGACCCCAGTTTGAGAAACAGATCCGGCAAGAAAGACGGCCTCTCAAATATACTCATGTCCATGATGATTGGTTTGTTCTACTTGACGTTAGCCGTCGAAAGCCAG TGCCGACCACACAGAGAAGCACCCGTCCCGTCAGCGCTCCAGTCTTCTCCCAAGCTGCTCTGGCTGAGGCCGGAATTCCAATGGCACCctttgaccagctgcagacCTCCACTCCGATCAGGACTGCAATCAAAGAGGAGAGGAACCTCGAGGTCACTTTAGAAGTTGTCGAACCATCAAAAATCGAGGACAAG TCAGCAGTATGGACTGACCAGAGAAATGACTCctcactgacactttccatcaATGGGGACATTCAG TCTGAGGTGACGAGCGGAGAATTGGTGCAATTGCGAAAG AGAAGAGATAAGAAAATTGAGGGTGGCTCAATTTATATGAGACATAGCCTTTTAATGTTGGAG GAGTTCGACAAGCCTCAGGAGGACCTGCTCAGGCATCACGCCAGTATCAGCGAGCTGAAGAGGAACTTCATGGAATCTCTGCCGGAATCCAGGCCGAGCGAATGGGAGAAGCGTCTGTCCACGCACTCGCCGTTGCGTACTCTGGGTGTCAACGGTCAGCCCGGTGCAGATGGG TTTGTCACCCGCCTCCCGCGCGGCCCCCTGCTCAACTTCTACTCCAAACGCAGCTGA